The Zingiber officinale cultivar Zhangliang chromosome 10A, Zo_v1.1, whole genome shotgun sequence genome contains a region encoding:
- the LOC122027888 gene encoding uncharacterized protein LOC122027888: MANLLYHVFAFFGLFSYGLYHLISAVRSYNTSSSSATTSPRLAIAIEHAARPYYPLALSAHRHHLLRHLPIYLSFFSLFVAVVANVLLSAGDARADAQRFSFLESASALLFFLLSLSLTLLLPLPTDIIFLLAALAFALLSAASAHSSAVGQQSELQSKCDALSSLIFSVSAAAALALAVAPRLFIAELVLSASIALQGLWSLQAGFSLYVEAFIPEGCHRLLGVRYISTSCDLEDSRIRAFAILDLAFTVHAILIAVVTFVVYVSLNPAPVVVGGLVRRHNGGSYEALTTLSSTGALSDMDHMQMKVLSKSSTQA; this comes from the coding sequence ATGGCCAATCTACTTTACCACGTCTTCGCCTTCTTCGGCTTGTTCTCCTACGGCCTCTACCACCTCATTTCCGCCGTCCGATCTTAtaacacctcctcctcctccgccaccaCCTCCCCTCGACTGGCCATCGCCATCGAACACGCCGCCCGCCCTTACTACCCCCTCGCTCTATCAGCCCACCGCCATCACCTCCTCCGCCACCTCCCCATctacctttctttcttctctctatTCGTTGCGGTCGTCGCCAACGTTCTCCTCTCCGCCGGCGATGCGCGCGCCGATGCCCAGCGCTTCTCCTTTCTCGAGTCCGCCTCGgcgctccttttcttcctcctgtccctctccctcaccctcttgTTGCCTCTCCCAACGGACATCATCTTCCTTCTCGCCGCCCTCGCGTTTGCCCTTCTCTCGGCTGCCTCCGCCCACTCCTCCGCCGTTGGCCAGCAATCCGAACTCCAGTCCAAGTGCGACGCCCTCTCGTCTCTCATATTTTCCGTCTCTGCCGCTGCTGCGCTTGCCCTAGCTGTTGCCCCGAGGCTCTTCATCGCGGAGCTCGTCCTCTCCGCCTCCATTGCCCTCCAGGGTCTCTGGTCGCTGCAGGCTGGCTTCTCCCTTTATGTCGAGGCCTTCATTCCCGAGGGATGCCACCGACTACTGGGCGTTCGATACATCTCCACCAGCTGCGATCTCGAGGACTCGCGTATCCGTGCCTTCGCGATCCTGGATCTGGCCTTCACCGTCCACGCCATTCTCATCGCCGTTGTCACCTTCGTCGTGTATGTTTCTTTGAACCCGGCTCCCGTCGTGGTCGGGGGCCTTGTACGGAGGCACAATGGAGGCTCTTACGAGGCTCTGACAACGTTATCGTCCACCGGTGCTCTCTCAGATATGGATCACATGCAGATGAAGGTTCTCTCCAAGAGCTCGACGCAGGCCTGA